One stretch of Eleutherodactylus coqui strain aEleCoq1 unplaced genomic scaffold, aEleCoq1.hap1 HAP1_SCAFFOLD_130, whole genome shotgun sequence DNA includes these proteins:
- the LOC136591498 gene encoding uncharacterized protein, giving the protein MITGGYATNDAPHVSSRQPSSSRGRSPGRRTAGTSPLAMPEDGRADGAVQRAAPSGGCVGSTLPAFLVGSGRTELLKLVESSVTVGTWKNYNAVWKKWLCCTDGRVAGGERARSATLDMLASLRAGRASVDAAKKHLAGVAFLLKLHGFRDVTKEFVFRQIVRGWKKEKAGSDARRPITYRLLCKLLDTLEVTCSNGYEVLLFRTAFLLAFFAALRIGELVPKSKFMPGGLMFDDVVTVDDGIRVRIKKSKTDVFGRGEWVPISRLGAVWCPVDTVASYMATRPAGEQFLVHASGLPLTRFQVTAGLKSALRSVGLDPKEFGTHSFRIGAATSADAGGMNEDGVKRLGRWKSQAYKSYVRPDLAVRDLS; this is encoded by the exons ATGATAACGGGAGGATATGCGACAAACGACGCTCCGCATGTGAGTTCGCGGCAGCCATCGAGCAGCAGAGGCAGGAGCCCTGGGAGAAGGACGGCAGGGACCTcgcccttggcgatgccggaggacggtcgtgccg atggagcggttcagagagcggcaccctcaggcggatgcgttgggagtacgctgcccgcttttcttgtgggatctggcagaacagagctgctgaagcttgtcgagtcatccgtgacagtgggaacctggaaaaactataatgcggtgtggaaaaaatggttgTGTTGTACGGATGGCAGGGTAGCTGGGGGCGAGAGGGCCCGGTCAGCTACCCTGGATATGTTAGCGTCCCTACGGGCGGGACGGGCGTCGGTGGATGCGGCGAAAAAGCATCTTGCGGGCGTCGCCTTTTTGCTAAAGTTGCACGGGTTCAGAGACGTGACAAAAGAGTTCGTTTTTCGCCAGATAGTGCgcgggtggaagaaagaaaaggccGGCTCGGATGCCCGCCGCCCGATTACTTACCGGTTGTTGTGCAAGTTATTGGACACTTTGGAGGTCACGTGCTCCAACGGGTACGAGGTTTTACTGTTTAGGACGGCGTTCTTGCTGGCATTTTTTGCGGCGCTCAGGATCGGCGAGTTAGTCCCGAAGAGCAAGTTTATGCCGGGAGGTCTTATGTTTGACGATGTGGTAACGGTAGACGACGGGATACGGGTCaggattaaaaaatcaaaaaccgaCGTTTTCGGTAGAGGTGAGTGGGTGCCGATCTCGCGGCTAGGCGCCGTTTGGTGCCCAGTAGATACGGTAGCCAGTTACATGGCAACAAGGCCGGCGGGGGAGCAGTTTTTGGTTCACGCATccggcctccccctcaccaggTTTCAGGTAACGGCGGGGTTAAAATCGGCTTTGAGGTCTGTGGGCCTCGATCCGAAGGAATTCGGAACCCACTCCTTCAGAATCGGTGCGGCCACGTCGGCAGATGCGGGTGGAATGAACGAAGACGGGGTAAAAcggcttgggagatggaagtcccAGGCATATAAGTCTTATGTGCGACCCGATCTGGCGGTGCGAGATTTAAGTTAG